A genomic stretch from Xiphophorus maculatus strain JP 163 A chromosome 14, X_maculatus-5.0-male, whole genome shotgun sequence includes:
- the LOC102227295 gene encoding protein FAM111A-like, translating into MAPKKPKMEESNQDIRDFLTKQHDVPGSSSSRNRKKPKVSENEMNPTKVKKEDGTAELDDHNHNFIVKFGSDGREHMVYCKKPGTVLQTIKSEKPKEYNKYIKKSQKTKISDENIIIRSGKGNNSHIVATHFPCSCVKDEETLTITTSAKVVEKQPEEARALLKGKYFVFFIDKEGGENTKTKTNLIFRCNSILTRFRYFCVYGAKGMTVEDVLRRDGRFVDVLTNFTLSEAEAEALTNSTEIVDNLDGKKFQINLPKEEKIKATNPSQVVQEQDPKQQTSHEQQQEGDASGSTKVQKTSETVTVLEHARQKGVSIKAATEELKIQIDLNEINDLLRNQFPQLKDWMERRFTGRSFEKTLKLKKENFGKIQNSFSEVHTVRELLELSKSICLLIIEEKNNSGLTELKKSVQGTGFVLFDNFVLTNAHLFKPWVEIYNWRNYLNITAELNFENKPGMKYQATLVGGTHDLDFALLELIQIPDLKELKEKHPGLLKIFGPVPLPVYDSGACIIGHPAGGVKKMDITCIIRNKDTEQRVEENLVSYEPFIVCSTNYQIKRDPSAEKCVTYNSFMYHGSSGSPVFDAFGRVFGLHSGGFFYDKVIPGHSVMEFCYPLLDVFKKLLEELHKAGREDLLERIMNEAQGNGYLEEIIVGLKQTKDQALCVENQRTDETGEQFIPEEEMEQS; encoded by the exons atgAATCCAACAAAGGTGAAGAAAGAAGATGGGACTGCagag ctGGATGACCATAATCATAACTTCATAGTCAAATTTGGTTCAGATGGTAGAGAACACATGGTTTACTGTAAGAAACCAGGAACTGTTCTTCAGacaataaaatcagagaaacccaaagaatataacaaatatataaagaaatcacagaaaacaaaaatatcagacGAAAACATCATCATTAGATCAGGTAAAGGAAATAATTCCCACATTGTTGCAACACATTTTCCTTGTTCTTGTGTGAAGGACGAAGAGACTCTCACAATAACTACATCAGCTAAAGTTGTTGAGAAACAGCCAGAAGAGGCCAGAGCTCTCCTAAAGggaaagtattttgttttcttcatagataaagaaggaggagaaaacaccaaaactaaaacaaatctcATTTTTAGATGTAACAGCATTCTTACGCGATTTaggtatttctgtgtttatgggGCAAAAGGGATGACAGTGGAAGATGTTTTAAGACGGGACGGTCGCTTTGTTGACGTTCTCACAAACTTCACTTTGTCTGAAGCCGAGGCTGAAGCCCTTACAAACTCTACAGAAATAGTTGACAACCTAGATGGGAAGAAATTCCAAATAAATCTTccgaaggaagaaaaaataaaagcaacaaatccaTCACAAGTAGTTCAAGAGCAAGACCCAAAACAACAGACCAGccatgagcagcagcaggagggagATGCTTCTGGATCAACCAAAGTACAGAAGACGAGTGAAACTGTAACAGTTCTAGAGCATGCAAGACAAAAGGGTGTCAGTATAAAGGCAGCAACAGAAGAATTAAAGATTCAAATTGACCTTAATGAGATCAATGACCTTCTGCGGAACCAGTTTCCACAACTGAAAGACTGGATGGAGAGGAGATTTACTGGTCGTTCCTTTGAGAAAACCCTGAAACTGAAAAAGGAGAACTTTGGAAAGATCCAGAATTCCTTTAGTGAAGTTCACACTGTGAGAGAGCTGCTGGAGCTCAGCAAGTCCATTTGTCTTTTGATCATAGAGGAGAAGAATAATTCAGGTTTAACTGAGCTAAAGAAAAGTGTGCAGGGCACAGGCTTTGTTCTGTTTGACAACTTTGTTCTAACCAATGCCCACTTGTTTAAACCTTGGGTGGAAATATATAACTGGAGGAACTATTTGAATATTACTGCAGAgttaaactttgaaaataaaccaGGGATGAAATATCAGGCTACACTAGTTGGTGGAACTCATGATTTAGATTTTGCTCTGTTAGAGCTCATCCAAATCCCTGATCTAAAAGAGCTAAAGGAAAAACACCCAGGTCTCCTGAAGATATTTGGTCCAGTACCTCTACCTGTTTATGATAGTGGGGCTTGTATTATTGGTCATCCAGCAGGAGGAGTGAAGAAAATGGACATTACATGTATCATCAGGAACAAGGACACGGAGCAGAGGGTCGAGGAGAATTTAGTGTCCTATGAACCTTTTATTGTCTGCTCAACTAATTATCAGATCAAAAGAGATCCCTCTGCAGAGAAGTGTGTGACCTACAACAGCTTCATGTATCATGGCTCCTCTGGCTCCCCAGTGTTTGATGCTTTTGGACGGGTGTTTGGTTTGCACTCTGGTGGATTTTTCTATGACAAGGTAATTCCTGGTCACAGTGTTATGGAGTTTTGCTACCCACTGCTTGATGTATTCAAAAAGCTTCTGGAAGAACTCCATAAAGCTGGTAGGGAGGATTTGTTGGAGAGAATTATGAATGAAGCACAGGGAAACGGATACCTTGAGGAGATCATTGTTGGACTGAAACAAACTAAAGATCAGGCTCTCTGTGTGGAAAATCAGAGAACAGATGAAACAGGAGAACAATTTATTCCTGAGGAGGAAATGGAGCAAAGTTAG